A genome region from Magnolia sinica isolate HGM2019 chromosome 8, MsV1, whole genome shotgun sequence includes the following:
- the LOC131253483 gene encoding staphylococcal-like nuclease CAN2 isoform X4, producing the protein MGNALRFLYGGFFKPQSDEPDSLGPHGVTISTVGVSALAHDLSQFDITSQGHLAFYGLPLPHTLVEVETSSTPAYQPQHWKFELHTLPVDAKAVADGDGITVYVDARHRTESANVPREVHESAIRRSKARAVKNYAEADALQKNIVDAGYRVINGPNNDDILVRKYRIRLRGIDAPESEMPFGKQAKEELVKLVQGKSLKVCIYDEDHYNRSVGDVYCNGTFVQEFMLKKGLAWHYVAHDQRPEFALWEKEARAARVGLWASSNPEKPWEWRKNRRNGV; encoded by the exons ATGGGAAACGCCCTTAGATTTCTCTATGGCGGATTTTTCAAGCCCCAGTCTGATGAACCTGATTCTTTGGGCCCACATGGAGTCACCATCTCCACCGTCGGTGTATCTGCTCTCGCCCACGATCTCTCCCAATTCGACATCACATCTCAG GGTCATCTGGCCTTCTATGGTCTCCCTCTTCCCCACACTCTTGTTGAAGTTGAAACTTCAAGCACTCCAGCATACCAGCCGCAACATTGGAAGTTCGAGCTCCACACACTTCCA GTGGATGCTAAAGCTGTTGCAGATGGAGATGGGATTACAGTGTATGTGGATGCAAGGCATCGAACGGAGTCAGCTAATGTTCCTAGAGAAGTACATGAATCCGCCATTCGAAGATCCAAAGCACGGGCAGTGAAAAACTATGCCGAAGCAGATGCGCTTCAAAAGAACATTGTTGATGCCGGATATAG AGTCATAAATGGTCCAAATAATGATGATATTCTCGTGCGAAAGTATCGAATTAGGTTAAG AGGAATTGATGCGCCGGAGAGTGAGATGCCTTTTGGAAAACAAGCAAAGGAAGAACTGGTTAAACTGGTTCAAGGGAAGAGTTTGAAAGTCTGCATTTACGATGAAGACCACTATAATAGATCCGTTGGTGATGTATATTGCAATGGTACATTTGTGCAG GAATTTATGTTAAAGAAAGGGCTTGCATGGCATTACGTTGCACATGACCAACGTCCTGAATTTGCATTG TGGGAAAAAGAGGCCCGTGCTGCTCGTGTCGGATTATGGGCTTCATCAAATCCTGAAAAACCATGGGAATGGAGGAAAAATAGACGGAATGGCGTGTAA
- the LOC131253483 gene encoding uncharacterized 38.1 kDa protein-like isoform X3 translates to MGNALRFLYGGFFKPQSDEPDSLGPHGVTISTVGVSALAHDLSQFDITSQVPQGLSQHVVSSKKAQTKPPPKTPEDAAKLITQTLKNHEKADVEVHTGHLAFYGLPLPHTLVEVETSSTPAYQPQHWKFELHTLPVDAKAVADGDGITVYVDARHRTESANVPREVHESAIRRSKARAVKNYAEADALQKNIVDAGYRGIDAPESEMPFGKQAKEELVKLVQGKSLKVCIYDEDHYNRSVGDVYCNGTFVQEFMLKKGLAWHYVAHDQRPEFALWEKEARAARVGLWASSNPEKPWEWRKNRRNGV, encoded by the exons ATGGGAAACGCCCTTAGATTTCTCTATGGCGGATTTTTCAAGCCCCAGTCTGATGAACCTGATTCTTTGGGCCCACATGGAGTCACCATCTCCACCGTCGGTGTATCTGCTCTCGCCCACGATCTCTCCCAATTCGACATCACATCTCAG GTTCCCCAAGGGCTGAGTCAACACGTCGTGTCATCAAAGAAGGCTCAAACCAAACCCCCACCAAAAACACCTGAAGATGCAGCTAAGCTTATTACACAGACCTTGAAGAACCATGAAAAAGCTGATGTCGAGGTACATACA GGTCATCTGGCCTTCTATGGTCTCCCTCTTCCCCACACTCTTGTTGAAGTTGAAACTTCAAGCACTCCAGCATACCAGCCGCAACATTGGAAGTTCGAGCTCCACACACTTCCA GTGGATGCTAAAGCTGTTGCAGATGGAGATGGGATTACAGTGTATGTGGATGCAAGGCATCGAACGGAGTCAGCTAATGTTCCTAGAGAAGTACATGAATCCGCCATTCGAAGATCCAAAGCACGGGCAGTGAAAAACTATGCCGAAGCAGATGCGCTTCAAAAGAACATTGTTGATGCCGGATATAG AGGAATTGATGCGCCGGAGAGTGAGATGCCTTTTGGAAAACAAGCAAAGGAAGAACTGGTTAAACTGGTTCAAGGGAAGAGTTTGAAAGTCTGCATTTACGATGAAGACCACTATAATAGATCCGTTGGTGATGTATATTGCAATGGTACATTTGTGCAG GAATTTATGTTAAAGAAAGGGCTTGCATGGCATTACGTTGCACATGACCAACGTCCTGAATTTGCATTG TGGGAAAAAGAGGCCCGTGCTGCTCGTGTCGGATTATGGGCTTCATCAAATCCTGAAAAACCATGGGAATGGAGGAAAAATAGACGGAATGGCGTGTAA
- the LOC131253483 gene encoding uncharacterized 38.1 kDa protein-like isoform X1, producing the protein MGNALRFLYGGFFKPQSDEPDSLGPHGVTISTVGVSALAHDLSQFDITSQVPQGLSQHVVSSKKAQTKPPPKTPEDAAKLITQTLKNHEKADVEVHTGHLAFYGLPLPHTLVEVETSSTPAYQPQHWKFELHTLPVDAKAVADGDGITVYVDARHRTESANVPREVHESAIRRSKARAVKNYAEADALQKNIVDAGYRVINGPNNDDILVRKYRIRLRGIDAPESEMPFGKQAKEELVKLVQGKSLKVCIYDEDHYNRSVGDVYCNGTFVQEFMLKKGLAWHYVAHDQRPEFALWEKEARAARVGLWASSNPEKPWEWRKNRRNGV; encoded by the exons ATGGGAAACGCCCTTAGATTTCTCTATGGCGGATTTTTCAAGCCCCAGTCTGATGAACCTGATTCTTTGGGCCCACATGGAGTCACCATCTCCACCGTCGGTGTATCTGCTCTCGCCCACGATCTCTCCCAATTCGACATCACATCTCAG GTTCCCCAAGGGCTGAGTCAACACGTCGTGTCATCAAAGAAGGCTCAAACCAAACCCCCACCAAAAACACCTGAAGATGCAGCTAAGCTTATTACACAGACCTTGAAGAACCATGAAAAAGCTGATGTCGAGGTACATACA GGTCATCTGGCCTTCTATGGTCTCCCTCTTCCCCACACTCTTGTTGAAGTTGAAACTTCAAGCACTCCAGCATACCAGCCGCAACATTGGAAGTTCGAGCTCCACACACTTCCA GTGGATGCTAAAGCTGTTGCAGATGGAGATGGGATTACAGTGTATGTGGATGCAAGGCATCGAACGGAGTCAGCTAATGTTCCTAGAGAAGTACATGAATCCGCCATTCGAAGATCCAAAGCACGGGCAGTGAAAAACTATGCCGAAGCAGATGCGCTTCAAAAGAACATTGTTGATGCCGGATATAG AGTCATAAATGGTCCAAATAATGATGATATTCTCGTGCGAAAGTATCGAATTAGGTTAAG AGGAATTGATGCGCCGGAGAGTGAGATGCCTTTTGGAAAACAAGCAAAGGAAGAACTGGTTAAACTGGTTCAAGGGAAGAGTTTGAAAGTCTGCATTTACGATGAAGACCACTATAATAGATCCGTTGGTGATGTATATTGCAATGGTACATTTGTGCAG GAATTTATGTTAAAGAAAGGGCTTGCATGGCATTACGTTGCACATGACCAACGTCCTGAATTTGCATTG TGGGAAAAAGAGGCCCGTGCTGCTCGTGTCGGATTATGGGCTTCATCAAATCCTGAAAAACCATGGGAATGGAGGAAAAATAGACGGAATGGCGTGTAA
- the LOC131253483 gene encoding uncharacterized 38.1 kDa protein-like isoform X2: MGNALRFLYGGFFKPQSDEPDSLGPHGVTISTVGVSALAHDLSQFDITSQVPQGLSQHVVSSKKAQTKPPPKTPEDAAKLITQTLKNHEKADVEGHLAFYGLPLPHTLVEVETSSTPAYQPQHWKFELHTLPVDAKAVADGDGITVYVDARHRTESANVPREVHESAIRRSKARAVKNYAEADALQKNIVDAGYRVINGPNNDDILVRKYRIRLRGIDAPESEMPFGKQAKEELVKLVQGKSLKVCIYDEDHYNRSVGDVYCNGTFVQEFMLKKGLAWHYVAHDQRPEFALWEKEARAARVGLWASSNPEKPWEWRKNRRNGV; this comes from the exons ATGGGAAACGCCCTTAGATTTCTCTATGGCGGATTTTTCAAGCCCCAGTCTGATGAACCTGATTCTTTGGGCCCACATGGAGTCACCATCTCCACCGTCGGTGTATCTGCTCTCGCCCACGATCTCTCCCAATTCGACATCACATCTCAG GTTCCCCAAGGGCTGAGTCAACACGTCGTGTCATCAAAGAAGGCTCAAACCAAACCCCCACCAAAAACACCTGAAGATGCAGCTAAGCTTATTACACAGACCTTGAAGAACCATGAAAAAGCTGATGTCGAG GGTCATCTGGCCTTCTATGGTCTCCCTCTTCCCCACACTCTTGTTGAAGTTGAAACTTCAAGCACTCCAGCATACCAGCCGCAACATTGGAAGTTCGAGCTCCACACACTTCCA GTGGATGCTAAAGCTGTTGCAGATGGAGATGGGATTACAGTGTATGTGGATGCAAGGCATCGAACGGAGTCAGCTAATGTTCCTAGAGAAGTACATGAATCCGCCATTCGAAGATCCAAAGCACGGGCAGTGAAAAACTATGCCGAAGCAGATGCGCTTCAAAAGAACATTGTTGATGCCGGATATAG AGTCATAAATGGTCCAAATAATGATGATATTCTCGTGCGAAAGTATCGAATTAGGTTAAG AGGAATTGATGCGCCGGAGAGTGAGATGCCTTTTGGAAAACAAGCAAAGGAAGAACTGGTTAAACTGGTTCAAGGGAAGAGTTTGAAAGTCTGCATTTACGATGAAGACCACTATAATAGATCCGTTGGTGATGTATATTGCAATGGTACATTTGTGCAG GAATTTATGTTAAAGAAAGGGCTTGCATGGCATTACGTTGCACATGACCAACGTCCTGAATTTGCATTG TGGGAAAAAGAGGCCCGTGCTGCTCGTGTCGGATTATGGGCTTCATCAAATCCTGAAAAACCATGGGAATGGAGGAAAAATAGACGGAATGGCGTGTAA
- the LOC131253482 gene encoding wall-associated receptor kinase 2-like, giving the protein MGFYLLLQLYLLVATVEALSSQPPVTTKPGCPNKCGNISIPYPFGIGDSCNIGGGSFNISCNTTFQPPKPYMGELEVLNTTLISGLMRILNYIGYRCYTNTGKLDLVWKNWMNLDESQPFTFSETHNKLTAIGCDTIASITGFWGRDFKSGCMSFCNDRNSVINGSCSGIGCCQTAIPNAFKSFEVTLDSVSNHKNVSSFNPCSYAFLVEKDAFSFNESDLIGFNFLDRSESIPVVLDWAISNETCEMARKDLASFACVSENSTCYESTDGYRCNCSEGYEGNPYLIGGCQDIDECKENYVKKLCQQNCINLPGNYSCSCWKGYHGLYDDQRECIKDTHKFPAIAVVLGNPSIPISIIVQEPVGRLETWSTQLGIN; this is encoded by the exons atgggtttttaTCTGTTACTTCAGCTCTACTTGCTAGTAGCAACAGTAGAAGCATTATCATCACAACCTCCAGTAACAACGAAGCCCGGCTGCCCCAACAAATGCGGAAATATTAGTATTCCCTACCCGTTTGGCATTGGCGATAGCTGCAATATTGGTGGAGGAAGCTTCAATATCTCCTGCAACACCACTTTTCAACCTCCAAAACCATACATGGGCGAGCTTGAGGTTCTCAACACAACATTAATCTCAGGCCTAATGAGAATCTTGAACTATATAGGCTACCGGTGCTACACCAACACAGGAAAGTTAGACCTCGTCTGGAAGAATTGGATGAACTTAGACGAAAGTCAGCCGTTCACGTTCTCAGAAACCCATAACAAATTGACAGCCATCGGCTGCGATACCATCGCCTCCATCACCGGCTTCTGGGGCCGTGATTTCAAGAGTGGTTGTATGTCATTTTGCAATGACAGAAACAGCGTCATCAATGGCTCCTGCTCTGGGATTGGATGTTGCCAAACAGCTATCCCAAATGCTTTCAAGAGTTTTGAAGTGACTCTTGATAGTGTCTCTAACCATAAAAATGTTTCCAGTTTCAATCCATGTAGCTATGCATTTCTGGTGGAGAAAGATGCATTTAGCTTCAATGAATCGGATCTGATCGGTTTTAACTTCTTGGATAGAAGTGAATCCATTCCAGTGGTGCTTGACTGGGCTATTTCAAATGAAACATGCGAGATGGCACGGAAGGACTTGGCCAGCTTCGCTTGCGTGAGTGAGAATAGCACCTGTTATGAATCGACTGACGGTTACCGGTGCAATTGTTCTGAAGGTTATGAGGGGAATCCTTATCTCATTGGAGGGTGCCAAG ATATCGATGAGTGCAAGGAGAATTATGTGAAGAAGCTTTGTCAACAGAATTGCATAAATTTGCCAGGGAATTATTCTTGTTCGTGTTGGAAGGGCTACCATGGACTCTACGATGATCAAAGAGAATGCATTAAAGACACACATAAATTTCCAGCCATCGCTGTTGTTTTAGGTAATCCCTCAATTCCAATTAGCATAATAGTTCAAGAACCCGTTGGACGACTAGAAACCTGGTCCACTCAACTCGGCATAAATTAA